One genomic region from Kwoniella shivajii chromosome 6, complete sequence encodes:
- a CDS encoding ATP-dependent Clp endopeptidase, proteolytic subunit ClpP — MSRITTSFLKPLSSFTNAAGPSRIARRSFGLFPRAEEGGYNDEASNPVVRDSLVPIVVEQTARGERSYDIYSRLLRERVIFLGPVNSADSTLLTAQLLFLEAEDPSRPIKLYINSPGGVVTSGLAIYDTMQYISPPVHTFCMGQAASMGSLLLAGGEKGHRYALKNSSVMIHQPSGGAQGQASDIALHAKEILRIRSSLTDIYADHCTRPDEARETARGRFEKALERDYFMTADEAVEFGIVDKIVTRRSDGGVGGEDEKR; from the exons ATGTCAAGAATCACCACGTCTTTCCTGAAGCCCTTAAGCTCATTCACCAATGCAGCTGGACCGTCGAGAATAGCTCGAAGAAGTTTCGGACTTTTTCCtcgagcagaagaaggtggttaTAATGACGAAGCTTCGAATCCTGTCGTAAGAGATTCCTTAGTACCAATCGTAGTTGAGCAGACT gcaagaggagaaaggagtTATGATATCTATTCTAGATTATTAAGGGAAAGAGTGATATTCCTTGGTCCA GTGAACTCAGCGGATTCTACACTTCTAACTGCACAACTGCTATTTctagaagctgaagatccGTCTCGTCCGATCAAACTATATATAAACTCCCCTGGAGGAGTGGTCACTTCTGGTTTAGCGATATACGATACGATGCAATATATCTCACCGCCTGTACATACGTTCTGTATGGGTCAAGCGGCAAGTATGGGTAGTTTGTTACTGGCtggaggagaaaagggtCATAGATATGCTTTAAAGAACAGTAGTGTCATGATACATC AACCTTCCGGAGGagctcaaggtcaagctTCAGATATAGCATTACACGCCAAAGAAATATTACGAATCCGATCTTCTTTAACTGACATATACGCAGATCACTGTACACGTCCGGATGAAGCTAGAGAAACTGCAAGAGGTAGATTCGAGAAAGCTCTGGAGAGAGATTATTTCATGactgctgatgaagctgtagAGTTTGGGATTGTGGATAAGATCGTTACTAGACGATCGGATGGTGGAGTTGgcggtgaagatgagaagaggtag
- a CDS encoding casein kinase I isoform delta-A: MAYGVPQNRMTSMDLRVGGKYRIGKKIGSGSFGDIYLGVNIVSGEEVAIKLESVKAKHPQLEYESKVYKTLAGGVGVPFVRWYGTECDYNAMVLDLLGPSLEDLFNFCNRKFSLKTVLLLADQLISRVEYIHSRNFIHRDIKPDNFLMGIGKRGNQVNVIDFGLAKKYRDPKTHLHIPYRENKNLTGTARYTSINTHLGVEQSRRDDLESLGYVLMYFLRGQLPWQGLKAATKKQKYDRIMEKKMTTPTEVLCRGFPNEFAIYLNYCRSLRFDDKPDYSYLRKLFRDLFVREGFQYDYVFDWSVQPSAKVQHQQQDDGQLAAQQQAAGLMQQKRRVMPEEQLGQENQNQRLLRSQTRNNTREQNW, from the exons ATGGCATACGGTGTTCCACAAAATAGGATGACTTCTATGGATTTAAGAGTAGGTGGGAAGTATAGAATCGGAAAGAAGATCGGTAGTGGTTCTTTCG GTGATATCTATCTCGGTGTCAACATCGTCTCAGGAGAGGAGGTCGCTATCAAGCTCGAGTCTGTCAAAGCAAAACACCCTCAACTAGAATACGAGTCTAAGGTCTATAAGACTCTAGCCGGTGGTGTCGGTGTACCTTTTGTAAGATGGTACGGTACTGAGTGTGATTACAATGCAATGGTGTTGGATTTACT TGGTCCATCCCTCGaagatcttttcaacttctgcAATCGAAAATTTTCCCTCAAAACCGTCCTCCTCCTCGCCGACCAATTAATCTCTCGAGTAGAGTACATCCATTCACGAAACTTCATTCACCGAGACATCAAACCTGACAACTTCTTGATGGGTATCGGTAAACGTGGTAACCAAGTGAATGTTATTGATTTCGGTTTGGCTAAGAAGTACCGAGACCCCAAGACCCACCTCCATATCCCTTACAGAGAGAACAAGAACCTTACCGGTACTGCTCGATACACCTCCATCAACACTCACTTGGGTGTCGAGCAATCTCGAAGAGATGACTTGGAATCTCTGGGCTACGTCCTCATG TATTTCCTTCGAGGTCAACTTCCCTGGCAAGGTCTCAAGGCTGCTACTAAGAAGCAAAAGTACGATCGAATTATggagaaga AAATGACTACCCCCACCGAAGTCCTTTGTCGAGGATTCCCCAACGAATTCGCCATCTACCTAAACTACTGTCGTAGCCTCCGATTCGACGACAAGCCCGATTACTCATACCTCCGAAAGCTTTTCAGAGACTTGTTCGTTCGAGAAGGTTTCCAATACGATTACGTTTTCGACTGGTCCGTCCAACCCTCTGCCAAAgttcaacatcaacaacaagatgatggacAATTAGCTGCTCAACAGCAAGCTGCGGGATTGATGCAACAGAAGAGAAGGGTCATGCCTGAAGAGCAACTGGGACAAGAgaatcaaaaccaaagatTGCTTAGAAGTCAAACTCGCAACAATACCAGAGAACAGAATTGGTAA
- a CDS encoding ribosomal protein L17 yields the protein MKHGISQRKLGRMPAHRIALLRNLVSALLHHESIKTTLPKAKEAAKMAEKIITLGKKGTNPAKSKAMSYLMPPHNSPPPSASSSTMIDPEDFVAPKSLLPKLFNDLSKRYESRPGGYTRILKFGKRQGDNAPHAIVTLVDGPRDVKFELLARTVGKEGLDLIEETGSLDNISEGWEGLTEKTKRQVEKVLKYRNDQEKKVFKDKAREFADYLQAEEAGYGGLRAPNVSPNVLKYRKPGMNTPKSGRLLHAGERLSGVSTHSTGLGLARGALVRTPRGRKEVDRNPRFWGQARLPEGVTAELTVD from the exons ATGAAACATGGTATCAGTCAAAGGAAGCTGGGTAGAATGCCCGCTCATAGGATAGCTcttttgag AAACTTGGTATCAGCGTTACTGCATcatgaatcaatcaaaaccACCTTGCcgaaagctaaagaagctgctaAGATGGCGGAAAAG ATCATTACACTGGGGAAGAAAGGTACAAACCCAGCTAAGAGCAAAGCAATGTCATATTTAATG CCCCCTCACAACTCCCCGCCTCCATCAGCATCATCGTCGACAATGATAGATCCTGAAGATTTCGTAGCACCCAAATCACTCTTACCTAAACTATTCAATGATCTATCAAAACGATACGAAAGTAGACCAGGAGGTTATACACGTATACTGAAATTCGGTAAAAGACAAGGTGATAATGCTCCGCATGCAATTGTCACATTAGTGGATGGACCAAGGGACGTCAAGTTTGAATTATTGGCTAGGACAgtgggtaaagaaggattagatCTAATAGAAGAAACAGGCAGTCTGGATAATATAAGTGAAGGTTGGGAAGGTTTAACGGAAAAAACAAAGAGACAAGTTGAAAAAGTATTGAAATATagaaatgatcaagagaagaaagtatTCAAAGATAAAGCAAGGGAATTTGCC GACTATCtacaagctgaagaagcaggatATGGCGGATTAAGAGCACCAAATGTGTCACCCAATGTACTGAAATACAGGAAACCTGG TATGAACACACCTAAATCAGGGCGATTGTTACATGCAGGAGAGAGATTATCGGGTGTATCGACGCATTCGACTGGATTAGGATTAGCGAGAGGAGCATTGGTCAGAACGCCTCGAGGGCGAAAAGAGGTTGATAGGAATCCTAGGTTCTGGGGTCAAGCGCGATTACCTGAAGGAGTGACGGCGGAGTTAACGGTGGATTAG
- a CDS encoding acyl carrier protein has translation MYRSIPVLRSALPSLRLKATSSIAKTLKPQAVTFQYRSYAAAAGLSKDDISSRVLDVLKSFEKVDSTKLSPSASFTSDLGLDSLDAVEVVMAIEEEFAIEIPDAEADEITTVQKAIDYVSHHINQQSDQ, from the exons atgtACAGATCAATCCCAGTACTCCGATCAGCTCTCCCTTCCCTTCGACTCAAAGCAACTTCCTCAATCGCAAAAACACTCAAGCCTCAAGCAGTGACATTCCAATATAGAAGTTATGCAGCTGCAGCAGGATTaagtaaagatgatatctCTTCAAGAGTGTTGGACGTTTTGAAAAGTTTCGAAAAAGTTGATTCTACAAAG CTCTCACCATCCGCATCATTCACTTCCGATCTCGGACTCGACTCCCTCGACGCCGTAGAAGTAGTCATGGccatcgaagaagagttCGCTATTGAAATTCctgatgctgaagctgatgaaatcacCACTGtccaaaaag CTATTGATTACGTCTCTCAC CACATTAATCAACAAAGCGATCAATAA